The following proteins are encoded in a genomic region of Syngnathoides biaculeatus isolate LvHL_M chromosome 15, ASM1980259v1, whole genome shotgun sequence:
- the exd2 gene encoding exonuclease 3'-5' domain-containing protein 2 isoform X1, with protein sequence MAHRGRLVAIITTVLGATFGGLLVWRAIRTKRKRPPSVQRETPLPVADRRPPGGEVQAAAHEKTRAGPPPRIPSSEQLLSTTPVTVSSPEEWQRLWPPMREDLAVVPVLGIDCEWVSDKVVSLLQMASYSGRCVLVRLPAFCDTPLPPDLMEVLRDPRVLKAGVGCHDDGKRLTRDYGVSLTSAVDLRHLALRQKQLPLSNGLGLKSLAADLLNVSLDKSLELRCSDWEAHELTPEQMTYAARDAQVSVALFFHLLGLRPEADPASADWFSYTALAARCQGLVDTPFRGRSGDESNERNDAAAAGIKRTPRTRRPLMGTSTSLESGDQPNPDPRKNNKRKPLGVGYSPRKSPLYDNCYLHAPDGQPLCTCDKKKAKWYLDKGIGALQSEDPFVVRLLFEPSGRPESQQDYYLTAKENLCVVCGRADSYIRKNIVPHEYRRHFPNEMKDHNSHDILLLCTSCHAASNVHDAALKQHLADTFSAPQGCEEGVRPMEDPERRLVRSAARALLGAGAGLPQGRRDELRAIVKGFLNVDGERELTEEELRGAAALETRILNEAYVPHGLKVVRAYAARGPRGLMELERCWRQHFLSAMRPKHLPPLWCVQHNHVKLLRKYGDDLPVTLK encoded by the exons ATGGCTCACCGGGGGCGGCTCGTCGCCATCATCACGACGGTCCTCGGCGCCACCTTTGGGGGTCTCCTCGTGTGGCGAGCGATCAGAACCAAGAGGAAGCGGCCGCCTTCCGTCCAGAGGGAAACGCCGCTTCCCGTTGCCGACCGGCGCCCCCCAGGTGGGGAGGTCCAGGCCGCGGCGCACGAGAAGACCCGGGCGGGACCGCCCCCGCGCATCCCGTCCTCCGAACAGCTGCTTTCGACGACGCCGGTGACGGTGAGCTCGCCGGAGGAATGGCAGCGGCTGTGGCCGCCGATGCGGGAGGACCTGGCGGTGGTCCCGGTGCTGGGAATCGACTGCGAATGG GTATCAGACAAGGTGGTCTCCCTGCTCCAGATGGCTTCTTATTCCGGCCGGTGCGTGCTGGTGCGACTTCCGGCGTTCTGCGACACGCCGCTCCCGCCGGACCTGATGGAGGTCCTGCGGGACCCGCGCGTCCTGAAGGCCGGCGTCGGTTGCCACGACGACGGCAAGCGGCTGACGCGGGACTACGGCGTGTCGCTGACCAGCGCGGTGGACTTGCGCCACCTCGCACTGAGGCAAAA gcagtTGCCTTTGAGCAACGGACTCGGCCTGAAGTCGCTCGCGGCCGACTTGTTGAACGTTTCACTGGACAAGTCGCTGGAACTGCGATGTAGCGACTGGGAGGCACACGAGCTGACGCCCGAGCAG atgacatACGCCGCCAGGGACGCCCAAGTGTCCGTCGCGCTCTTCTTCCACCTGCTCGGCCTCCGCCCCGAAGCCGACCCCGCTTCCGCCGACTGGTTCTCCTACACCGCGTTGGCCGCCCGCTGCCAGGGGTTGGTCGACACGCCGTTCAGGGGGCGGTCGGGCGACGAGTCGAACGAGCGCAatgatgccgccgccgccggcatAAAGAGGACCCCGCGAACGCGCAGGCCGCTGATGGGCACGTCCACGAGCCTGGAGTCTGGAGATCAGCCAAACCCGGACCCCAGGAAGAACAACAAAAGGAAGCCACTGGGTGTGGGCTACTCTCCAAG GAAGTCTCCTCTGTACGATAACTGCTACCTGCACGCCCCCGACGGTCAGCCGCTTTGCACGTGTGACAAGAAGAAGGCAAAGTGGTATCTCGATAAAGGAATAGGAG CGCTCCAGAGCGAGGATCCGTTTGTGGTGAGACTCCTGTTTGAGCCGTCGGGACGTCCGGAATCCCAGCAGGACTACTACCTCACCGCTAAGGAGAACCTCTGCGTGGTCTGCGGGAGAGCGGACTCTTACATCAG GAAGAACATCGTCCCGCACGAGTACCGCCGTCACTTCCCCAACGAGATGAAGGATCACAACTCGCACGACATCCTGCTGCTGTGCACCAGCTGCCACGCCGCCTCCAACGTGCACGACGCCGCCCTCAAGCAGCATCTGGCCGACACCTTCTCCGCCCCGCAGGGTTGCGAGGAGGGCGTGCGGCCCATGGAGGACCCCGAGCGGCGACTGGTGCGCTCGGCGGCCCGCGCCCTCCTCGGCGCCGGCGCCGGACTGCCGCAGGGGCGACGGGACGAGCTCAGGGCGATCGTCAAGGGCTTCCTGAACGTCGACGGCGAGCGAGAGCTGACTGAGGAGGAGCTCCGGGGGGCCGCCGCTTTGGAGACGAG GATTTTAAACGAAGCGTACGTGCCCCACGGCCTGAAGGTGGTGCGCGCCTACGCCGCGCGGGGCCCCCGCGGCCTGATGGAACTGGAGCGGTGCTGGAGGCAGCACTTCCTGTCCGCCATGCGCCCCAAGCACCTACCGCCGCTCTGGTGCGTGCAGCACAACCACGTAAAGCTCCTCCGCAAGTACGGCGACGACCTGCCCGTCACGCTCAAGTGA
- the exd2 gene encoding exonuclease 3'-5' domain-containing protein 2 isoform X2: MAHRGRLVAIITTVLGATFGGLLVWRAIRTKRKRPPSVQRETPLPVADRRPPGGEVQAAAHEKTRAGPPPRIPSSEQLLSTTPVTVSDKVVSLLQMASYSGRCVLVRLPAFCDTPLPPDLMEVLRDPRVLKAGVGCHDDGKRLTRDYGVSLTSAVDLRHLALRQKQLPLSNGLGLKSLAADLLNVSLDKSLELRCSDWEAHELTPEQMTYAARDAQVSVALFFHLLGLRPEADPASADWFSYTALAARCQGLVDTPFRGRSGDESNERNDAAAAGIKRTPRTRRPLMGTSTSLESGDQPNPDPRKNNKRKPLGVGYSPRKSPLYDNCYLHAPDGQPLCTCDKKKAKWYLDKGIGALQSEDPFVVRLLFEPSGRPESQQDYYLTAKENLCVVCGRADSYIRKNIVPHEYRRHFPNEMKDHNSHDILLLCTSCHAASNVHDAALKQHLADTFSAPQGCEEGVRPMEDPERRLVRSAARALLGAGAGLPQGRRDELRAIVKGFLNVDGERELTEEELRGAAALETRILNEAYVPHGLKVVRAYAARGPRGLMELERCWRQHFLSAMRPKHLPPLWCVQHNHVKLLRKYGDDLPVTLK, encoded by the exons ATGGCTCACCGGGGGCGGCTCGTCGCCATCATCACGACGGTCCTCGGCGCCACCTTTGGGGGTCTCCTCGTGTGGCGAGCGATCAGAACCAAGAGGAAGCGGCCGCCTTCCGTCCAGAGGGAAACGCCGCTTCCCGTTGCCGACCGGCGCCCCCCAGGTGGGGAGGTCCAGGCCGCGGCGCACGAGAAGACCCGGGCGGGACCGCCCCCGCGCATCCCGTCCTCCGAACAGCTGCTTTCGACGACGCCGGTGACG GTATCAGACAAGGTGGTCTCCCTGCTCCAGATGGCTTCTTATTCCGGCCGGTGCGTGCTGGTGCGACTTCCGGCGTTCTGCGACACGCCGCTCCCGCCGGACCTGATGGAGGTCCTGCGGGACCCGCGCGTCCTGAAGGCCGGCGTCGGTTGCCACGACGACGGCAAGCGGCTGACGCGGGACTACGGCGTGTCGCTGACCAGCGCGGTGGACTTGCGCCACCTCGCACTGAGGCAAAA gcagtTGCCTTTGAGCAACGGACTCGGCCTGAAGTCGCTCGCGGCCGACTTGTTGAACGTTTCACTGGACAAGTCGCTGGAACTGCGATGTAGCGACTGGGAGGCACACGAGCTGACGCCCGAGCAG atgacatACGCCGCCAGGGACGCCCAAGTGTCCGTCGCGCTCTTCTTCCACCTGCTCGGCCTCCGCCCCGAAGCCGACCCCGCTTCCGCCGACTGGTTCTCCTACACCGCGTTGGCCGCCCGCTGCCAGGGGTTGGTCGACACGCCGTTCAGGGGGCGGTCGGGCGACGAGTCGAACGAGCGCAatgatgccgccgccgccggcatAAAGAGGACCCCGCGAACGCGCAGGCCGCTGATGGGCACGTCCACGAGCCTGGAGTCTGGAGATCAGCCAAACCCGGACCCCAGGAAGAACAACAAAAGGAAGCCACTGGGTGTGGGCTACTCTCCAAG GAAGTCTCCTCTGTACGATAACTGCTACCTGCACGCCCCCGACGGTCAGCCGCTTTGCACGTGTGACAAGAAGAAGGCAAAGTGGTATCTCGATAAAGGAATAGGAG CGCTCCAGAGCGAGGATCCGTTTGTGGTGAGACTCCTGTTTGAGCCGTCGGGACGTCCGGAATCCCAGCAGGACTACTACCTCACCGCTAAGGAGAACCTCTGCGTGGTCTGCGGGAGAGCGGACTCTTACATCAG GAAGAACATCGTCCCGCACGAGTACCGCCGTCACTTCCCCAACGAGATGAAGGATCACAACTCGCACGACATCCTGCTGCTGTGCACCAGCTGCCACGCCGCCTCCAACGTGCACGACGCCGCCCTCAAGCAGCATCTGGCCGACACCTTCTCCGCCCCGCAGGGTTGCGAGGAGGGCGTGCGGCCCATGGAGGACCCCGAGCGGCGACTGGTGCGCTCGGCGGCCCGCGCCCTCCTCGGCGCCGGCGCCGGACTGCCGCAGGGGCGACGGGACGAGCTCAGGGCGATCGTCAAGGGCTTCCTGAACGTCGACGGCGAGCGAGAGCTGACTGAGGAGGAGCTCCGGGGGGCCGCCGCTTTGGAGACGAG GATTTTAAACGAAGCGTACGTGCCCCACGGCCTGAAGGTGGTGCGCGCCTACGCCGCGCGGGGCCCCCGCGGCCTGATGGAACTGGAGCGGTGCTGGAGGCAGCACTTCCTGTCCGCCATGCGCCCCAAGCACCTACCGCCGCTCTGGTGCGTGCAGCACAACCACGTAAAGCTCCTCCGCAAGTACGGCGACGACCTGCCCGTCACGCTCAAGTGA
- the si:ch211-168d23.3 gene encoding BRD4-interacting chromatin-remodeling complex-associated protein, whose translation MTPAGDPQALNDFLHGTAELQTEDLLISASSGETSLFADPPSPVSLLGDSGSSPNTPPHGCVDLSFLEEALLSSPEGADDTGRGEPPREPSPVGLGSRSEEEEEVAAKEEEEVACCDILQQSLKEADITEQTVAQTGDSLYPPVLTPPALSFALKSVVPGLPRDTQAAVEPPQPSLLAVGPGCPSLKPTGPPQLMGLLPGKVFPAPSPETSLVQGSGMILHKAAGARPLVAPAAGIVLQRAPLPIQPKLPVSIQPRLVQISPKPLGQKPAPGLTLVPGTTSPNILLSQQPSAPAPAVPEPLPKPVRLQLLNQGGSFMLQPQGLFQGQNQFLLPGQSQVTITQPAAGPLLTATPQGPQGTPFGGHIVDGSQFLTVPQRPLNFSPVFATGQLALGQAAIFSPTVFQMPAQLATGYANGGQGQRATLVHGAALGNRITLINGSGVLPSDLASISIVNTPAVVQGLPVAAATDPQRGLQPASVVILPEGSGGSEERFHQQVTNLNFPPPQRSGPVSQQQVTARPPAPSPPLAGVLPPPPEMVAAPDVTHVVKDVVQSLSQDQDFVKQLQQVRTSTHFQIYFEILNYETSFTNYKNDLKKKIKFTFFHSINLSAPQQALDSPVTSNLSVGVAPAVSVDSLTSTADNEQENQPATVTSDSCPDPSPLPSDSEDVTPPGSSPSLRDSAAFPDPNPLSGLEGSSPGPQVQYRVPRRFQGSQALFAHSRGTPASPSQAPSSEPTLTPSIPVPQRQSDPSPVLGVDPPVQQHTQISKFLFKTHPSIFYSAYSQLVGVGSSQSPDLNPRENSDVPTPDVRSPSPNAHERHRCGIGAPRELGPEPRNQQLAGAELQPEEVPTPATRRHRFQQLLCSDHLAVQHPRTGPAFRTPSDAARRLLPYHVCAGHAPSQEDLALVDQEFDTVSRFLLKRTKDMVNKYRQLLVRETWQESPSAEMVMLERLFLQAERFSLGEDRQRAHKDPESFLMSLTSSASSSRRAGVLQPQASAQACSPAWKRLSDRPPGLKTYRSSSRGALRLTIKQECGHRKVVRSSVADPGPKRDRAGRLPNGGAGPDGASRHPRCDDKIPNGVGSKKKNSLPAPPPQDTPRVKCLRLDVPPSLNPPPGSLQEDVVLSEHLQSAIDSILELQRLQGPSAGALARGPDQPVTSALGGHL comes from the exons ATGACCCCGGCTGG TGACCCCCAAGCCTTGAACGACTTCCTTCATGGGACCGCTGAg CTGCAGACCGAAGACCTGCTCATTAGCGCCTCCTCTGGGGAGACGTCTCTCTTCGCAGACCCCCCG AGTCCAGTCTCGCTGCTGGGGGACAGCGGAAGCTCCCCCAATACGCCGCCCCACGGCTGCGTGGATCTCTCCTTCCTGGAGGAGGCGCTCCTCTCGTCACCGGAGGGCGCGGATGACACCGGGCGGGGGGAACCGCCGCGGGAGCCGTCCCCGGTCGGGCTCGGATCCCggtcggaggaggaggaggag GTGGCggcgaaggaggaagaggaagtggcCTGTTGCGACATCCTGCAGCAGAGCCTGAAGGAGGCCGACATCACGGAGCAGACCGTCGCCCAAACGGGGGACTCCCTTTACCCGCCCGTCCTGACGCCGCCCGCGCTGTCGTTTGCCCTCAAGTCCGTCGTCCCGGGCTTGCCCAGAGACACTCAGGCGGCCGTCGAGCCCCCGCAGCCCTCCTTGCTGGCCGTGGGGCCGGGGTGTCCCTCCCTAAAGCCGACGGGCCCTCCTCAGCTGATGGGGCTCCTGCCCGGGAAGGTTTTCCCCGCCCCTTCGCCGGAGACTTCCTTGGTTCAGGGCTCCGGTATGATCCTCCATAAAGCCGCCGGCGCCCGACCCCTCGTCGCCCCGGCCGCGGGGATCGTCCTGCAGCGTGCCCCCCTCCCTATCCAACCCAAGCTGCCCGTCAGCATCCAGCCAAGACTGGTCCAGATCAGCCCGAAGCCGTTGGGGCAAAAACCCGCTCCGGGTCTCACGCTCGTTCCCGGGACCACCTCCCCAAATATTCTCCTTTCCCAGCAGCCTTCCGCCCCGGCCCCGGCGGTCCCCGAGCCGCTCCCCAAACCAGTCCGCCTGCAGCTGCTCAACCAGGGCGGCTCCTTCATGCTTCAGCCTCAGGGACTCTTTCAAGGCCAAAACCAGTTTCTTCTGCCAGGTCAGTCCCAGGTTACCATCACCCAACCTGCCGCCGGACCTCTGCTGACCGCCACTCCCCAAGGACCGCAGGGGACTCCCTTCGGCGGGCACATCGTGGACGGCTCCCAGTTCCTCACCGTCCCCCAGAGACCGCTCAACTTCAGCCCCGTTTTCGCGACGGGGCAGCTGGCCCTCGGCCAGGCCGCCATCTTTTCCCCAACTGTCTTCCAGATGCCGGCGCAGCTCGCCACGGGCTACGCGAACGGCGGGCAGGGGCAGCGGGCCACTCTGGTGCACGGGGCGGCTCTGGGAAACCGCATCACCTTGATCAACGGTTCTGGGGTGCTGCCCTCGGACTTGGCTTCCATATCCATCGTCAACACCCCCGCGGTGGTGCAGGGCCTGCCGGTGGCGGCGGCGACCGACCCCCAGCGGGGCCTTCAGCCCGCCTCGGTGGTGATTCTCCCCGAGGGGAGCGGCGGCTCGGAGGAAAGATTTCATCAACAGGTGACGAA TTTAAATTTTCCACCTCCACAGCGTTCGGGTCCGGTGAGCCAACAGCAGGTGACTGCGCggccccccgccccctcgccgCCCCTGGCGGGCGTCCTGCCGCCCCCACCTGAAATGGTGGCGGCCCCCGACGTGACCCACGTGGTGAAGGATGTGGTCCAGTCCCTGAGCCAGGACCAGGACTTCGTCAAACAACTGCAGCAGGTCAGAacgtcaacacattttcaaatttacttTGAAATATTGAATTACGAGACATCATTTACGAATTACAAGAATgatctgaaaaagaaaataaaatttacattttttcatagCATta ATTTGTCTGCACCCCAGCAAGCGCTCGACTCTCCCGTTACGTCCAACCTATCGGTTGGGGTCGCCCCGGCGGTCTCGGTCGACTCTCTTACCTCGACGGCGGACAACGAGCAAGAGAACCAACCAGCGACCGTCACGTCAGACTCGTGTCCGGACCCCTCGCCGCTCCCCTCGGACTCCGAGGACGTGACCCCGCCGGGCTCGTCTCCTTCGCTTCGGGACTCGGCCGCGTTCCCCGATCCGAACCCCCTTTCCGGACTAGAGGGCTCGTCCCCGGGGCCGCAAGTCCAGTACCGGGTCCCCCGCCGGTTCCAGGGCTCACAGGCTTTGTTCGCGCACAGCAGGGGCACACCCGCCTCGCCGTCCCAGGCGCCGTCCTCCGAGCCCACTTTGACCCCCAGCATCCCAGTGCCTCAACGTCAGTCGGACCCCTCACCTGTACTGGGGGTGGACCCCCCCGTCCAACAGCACACACAAATCAGTAAGTTTCTCTTCAAaacacacccatccattttctacagcgctTATTCTCAATTGGTGGGGGTGGGCTCAAGTcaatctccagacttaaaccccaGAGAGAAT AGCGACGTACCGACACCCGACGTGCGGTCGCCCTCCCCGAACGCCCACGAGCGGCACCGCTGCGGGATCGGAGCCCCCCGGGAGTTGGGCCCCGAGCCAAGAAACCAGCAG CTGGCAGGTGCGGAGCTGCAGCCGGAGGAAGTTCCAACACCAGCAACGAGACGTCACAG ATTCCAGCAGCTCCTCTGCTCGGACCACCTCGCGGTCCAGCACCCGCGGACCGGCCCGGCCTTCCGCACCCCGTCGGACGCCGCCCGCCGCCTGCTGCCGTACCACGTCTGCGCCGGCCACGCCCCCTCCCAGGAGGACCTCGCTTTAG TGGACCAGGAGTTTGACACCGTGTCGAGGTTCCTGCTCAAGCGCACCAAGGACATGGTGAACAAATACAGGCAGCTATTGGTCAGGGAAACAtgg CAGGAGAGTCCATCGGCGGAGATGGTGATGCTGGAGCGTCTCTTCCTGCAGGCGGAGCGTTTTTCCCTGGGAGAGGACAGGCAGCGGGCGCACAAAGACCCGG AGTCTTTCCTGATGTCTTTGACCTCATCAGCATCTTCCTCACGTCGCGCGGGGGTCTTACAGCCTCAAGCGTCAGCCCAGGCCTGCTCCCCAGCCTGGAAAAGACTGTCAGACCGCCCGCCTGGACTCAAGACGTACCGTTCCAGCTCACGCGGGGCTCTGAGGCTTACAATCAAGCAGGAGTGCGGCCACCGCAAGGTGGTACGGAGTTCTGTCGCCGACCCCGGTCCCAAGCGGGACCGAGCGGGTCGGCTGCCCAACGGCGGCGCAGGGCCCGACGGGGCGTCGCGGCATCCTCGATGCGACGACAAGATCCCCAATGGGGTGggatccaaaaagaaaaacagtcttCCGGCGCCTCCCCCGCAGGACACCCCCAGGGTGAAATGCCTCAGGTTGGACGTGCCCCCGTCACTCAACCCGCCGCCGGGCTCCCTGCAGGAAGACGTCGTGCTCAGCGAACACCTTCAGAGCGCCATCGACAGCATCCTGGAGCTGCAGCGCCTGCAGGGACCGTCGGCGGGCGCCCTGGCGAGGGGCCCGGACCAGCCCGTCACCAGCGCCTTAGGGGGTCACCTGTGA